GCCGACGGATGATGAGGTCAGTCACTCGCTTACTGCTTAGTTTGCTTCAAACTGTCGCTTTTCTCTATTATTCCCAGAGCATTCCATTGGCTACCATAACGCCAGACTCTGTGCCCAAATTCGAAGCACCTCATCAAGTAGTCTCTTTCACGTTTCTCGCAGAATCACGGCAATTAGTCGTAATCCTCGCCGGTGGTGACATTGCTGTATTAGCACTGGATGACGCTTCTGAAGCCTCAGAGGTGGGATCGTTGATAAGGCAGTCGTTCAAAATAATTTTAACCTCGGAAGCGTAGTTTGATATAATTGGATCAGTTGAACCCGGGATCAAGGCAGCATCATGGAGTCCCGACGAGTCTCAGCTTGTTCTAGTCAATGGTACGCTCATAACTTCATACTCTGCACATAGGGATCCCCATAATCTGTAATCACAGGCAACGACGAGTTACTTGTCATGTCCAAGGATTTCGATGTCCAATTCGAGGGTCCACTCCGGCCTTCCGATTTAGGCCAAGGTTTGTACTTAGGTTTAGCCGTGCGACTCATGGTCGAATCATTTTCATTTTTGTGCCAGAGAAACACACCACGCTAGGTTGGGGCTCAAAACAGACCCAGTTCCATGGCTCACTGGGAAAGGCTGCTGCTGTAACCGAACCTTCCATTACCGGTCAAGGCGGAACTGACAAGCCAAGTCCGGACGACGATAACAGTCCGCGTATATCATGGCGTGGCGACGGCGCTTTCTTTGTTGTTTCATCTCTGGATCCTCGTGGTGCCCATTCTTCTGTGCGCCGGCTCCGATTTTACTCTTCCAGTCCCACTGTTCACTTATCCACGTCCGAATACACCCCTGGATTAGAAGGTGTCCTTGCGTGGCGCCCTTCTGGGGGCCTTATCGCTAGTACTCAGAGATTCGGTTATGAGGGAGGAGGCGTTGGGCGTCAAGGCCGACATGACGTTGTATTTTTCGAACGATGTGGGCTACGCCGGGGCGAATTCGGTATTCGCGGCTGCGTTGCAACGGACAACGCCGAAGCCAATAAATCGGCTGGCCTGTGGAGCTACAAGGTGAAAGAGTTACTATGGAATGCTGATTCTTCGATCCTTGCCTTGTGGGTTGAGCATGCGAATGGAGATTCTGGTAAGCGAATGGTCTACGCCACAAGGGAAACATTTCCATAATAGAAATGAATCACAGTGCAGTTGTGGACAACGGGGAACTACCATTGGTATCTGAAGCAAGAGATTATACCACATGGTACTTCTTCGCGATATACATCCGTTATGTGGCACCCAGAGGATGCTCTGCGACTCATCTGTACCACAAGTCGTGCGTAGCATATACTAAGTAAGAACTAGCTCGCCTATCTAACACTGACAATTCTTTAGTCTCCGTTGAAGATCGCGCCATTTTATGGGAAACCTGTGCATCCAGCTCAGTATCGGCGGACTCTTCCGGCTGTGTGGCGGTAGTAGACGGCAGTGAGCACCTTATACCAGATCCAGGAGGTCACTGAATACTTAATTTCTATTCCCGCGCGCGAAACCACCAGGTTCTATTCTCATTACCCCTTTCAAGTTACAGAACGTTCCACCACCCATGTCTTCTTTCAAGATTGATATCAACTCGATCGCCACTCCTTCTCACCTTGCCTTTTCAGCTGATTCTCGCTCCCTTGCTATGGTTCGAGCTGATAATTCCGCTCAAATATGGGATCTAGCCATTCGAACAGGTACAAAAGGGAAAATAGCCCAACCCAAACTAACCTGGGAAGGCGTATTGATCAATGGAGACAGCCGAACCAACGATCTCGTCTGTCCGCGTCAAATTACACTATCGGAAAGCTCCGTCATAGTGCTGGGATCCAGTAGAGACGGATTCCATGACATCGTGAATATCACATCCATCGGAGACTCCGAGTCAGCGACCCTCCAAGTCCCTCGTTTTGGTCGTCTGATTGGAGATTCATATTACCAAGACGGCGCTGGGCAGATTTACAATATCAAGAACCGAGAGTTAGTCAAGTTGGGTGGATTCCCCCGATTCTGTGCTTACGGAGAAACCATTGCAACGCTTCATGGGGTACTATTGGTCGGTCTAGACTCCTCTGGCAAGTTGGTTACATGCGCCTTGGACCCAATCACCGGACCTCAAGTTAATGAAATCTCGCATTCCGTAAACTCATTTGCACTCGCAAGTGGATTCCTAATGTTTACAACTACTGCACACGAGATCAAGTTTGTTCCGACCGATTCGCTATTCTCTGGGTTGGGAGAGCCCGAGAGGTCACTATGGGAGGTACGCCGAGTAGAGCGTGGCTCACGCATTGTGGTTCCAGTCCCACCGACAGCTAGTGTGGTCCTTCAACTTCCTCGAGGGAATTTGGAAACGATAAACCCACGACCTTTGGTATTAGCAAGTGTCCGGGCTGATGTAGAAAGGTGCAGCTCTGTCCTAATTGCTTTGCTAGGCTCCGTTTAACTAATATGGACGACAGGGGAGATTTTAGAAGGGCTTTCCTTACTTGTAGAAAACACAGGATTGACCTACACGTTCTGGTGGACTATGCTCCAACCGTATTTACAAGCGATCCCGCCCAGTTCGTCGACCAAGTTCCAGAGGTTGACTACCTTAATCTATTCCTAACTGGGCTTGGGTACGTCACCCGTTCCTTTGGTTTGATCATGCGTACTAACACCTACACATAGGCAGTCGAAGCGACATCCCCAAGAGATTACCAGCATATGCGACAAGCTTCGTGCTGAATTTGAACAGAGAGGGCTCGCACGATACATACAGTCCATTCTTACTGCCCACGTAGTGAAGACTCCCCCAGATGTTGAAAGTGCTCTAAAGGTGTTACATACTCTTCGAGGTAAGAAGCTTTGAGCAGACATCCTCCAAAGTGCAAATATTCACAAGATCTATCTGTTCAATTAGAATCGGAGCCAAGCACAGTTGAAGACGCAGTCAAGTACATTATATTCTTGGTGGATAGCGATCAGTTATTTAATACTGCATTGGGAATGTACGATTTTTCTCTTGTATTGATGATTGCCCAGCAATCACAAAAGGTAGGTGTCGAGATGAGAGCTGGGGGCtgctgtttgattattgtgGCTTAGGACCCTCGAGAATATCTACCTTTCCTACGAGAGCTTCGATCGTTCGAAATGTTCTATCAGAGATTCCGCATCAATGATTACCTTGGGAGGCGCGAACTTGCATTGGCTAACTTAAAGCTAGCCGGTAAGCCCTGATCCGTTCTTTTCTACCACTCAGATATTTGACCAAGTGCAGGTTCACCAAGATTCGAAGAAGCAAAAAAATATATCGAAAAGCACCAGCTATACTCCAAGTCAATCGAACTTTGGAAAGACGAGGTGGCTGAATATGCGGTATGCTTTATTTGATTGTGCTCTGTTTGTGCATGTTCTTATTTCCATCTCCTGGCTACGGCATACAGATAATATTGGTTCTTTATGGGGAATGGCTAATGGAGCGAAGAGAATTTAGTAAGGCGGGCCAAGGTCAGCCGATCTCAGTTGTCAGCGCATACTTCGTCTTATAGGGCTTTATAGCGTTTTCGTTGGCAAAGGATTCCAAACGAGCCATGTTCGCGTACGAGAAAGCCCGCATGTGGAAAGAGCTCTTTTCACTGGCGCTAGATACTGGGGTAGGAGGCCAAGATTTGATTGATATGGGCCATCGAGTAGCAGGTTTGGCCTCTTTGTTGTTTTCTGAGTTCCTTGAAGATTGATGACTTGCCCCTTAGAGAGTTTGGTCTCACACTCCCGATATTCTGAAGCTGCTAGAGTGTACCTGGATTATAGCCAAGATGTTCCCAGCGCTGTATCAGCACTTACCCGCGGAAACGATCTCTCCGAAGCATTCAGGGTGGTGAGTTATATCAAGACGGGCTTGCACAAAGTTAAATTTATCGTTTGATTTCCAGATATCAATAAATAAAGCGCAGCATCTAGCGGAAGAAATAATTAGCCCTGAGGCATTAGATTTGTGTACCCAACTCCGCGAAGATGTTCAAGAGATGGCTGAGCAGCTAACTCGCCAAGGTCAGCGTTTGGTCGAACTAAAAGAGAAGAAAGCACTTGATCCAGGTAGGCCGTATTCTCTCACCAATTGAAAACTGTCTTACCTGATTACAGATAGTTATTACGGACGAGAGGAGCCTAATCTACACAATGTGGACGCTCTGACTGATGCGTCCGGTATTTCTCAATTTACCAAGTATACCAAGGCATTAACCAGTACCACTACCAAGTAAGCTGATTGGTCATCTCAAAGTCACTTGTGACGTATGACACAATTACAGGCGGTCGCAAAAGTCCTCAAA
The Rhizoctonia solani chromosome 8, complete sequence DNA segment above includes these coding regions:
- a CDS encoding Pol II transcription elongation factor yields the protein MRNLSILSYNQFTLPQGNRAAYGVALDIDTNLTYVATQRNLAGGGTDIEIWQLPTDDESIPLATITPDSVPKFEAPHQVVSFTFLAESRQLVVILAGGDIAVLALDDASEASEFDIIGSVEPGIKAASWSPDESQLVLVNGNDELLVMSKDFDVQFEGPLRPSDLGQEKHTTLGWGSKQTQFHGSLGKAAAVTEPSITGQGGTDKPSPDDDNSPRISWRGDGAFFVVSSLDPRGAHSSVRRLRFYSSSPTVHLSTSEYTPGLEGVLAWRPSGGLIASTQRFGYEGGGVGRQGRHDVVFFERCGLRRGEFGIRGCVATDNAEANKSAGLWSYKVKELLWNADSSILALWVEHANGDSVQLWTTGNYHWYLKQEIIPHGTSSRYTSVMWHPEDALRLICTTSLSVEDRAILWETCASSSVSADSSGCVAVVDGSSILITPFKLQNVPPPMSSFKIDINSIATPSHLAFSADSRSLAMVRADNSAQIWDLAIRTGTKGKIAQPKLTWEGVLINGDSRTNDLVCPRQITLSESSVIVLGSSRDGFHDIVNITSIGDSESATLQVPRFGRLIGDSYYQDGAGQIYNIKNRELVKLGGFPRFCAYGETIATLHGVLLVGLDSSGKLVTCALDPITGPQVNEISHSVNSFALASGFLMFTTTAHEIKFVPTDSLFSGLGEPERSLWEVRRVERGSRIVVPVPPTASVVLQLPRGNLETINPRPLVLASVRADVERGDFRRAFLTCRKHRIDLHVLVDYAPTVFTSDPAQFVDQVPEVDYLNLFLTGLGQSKRHPQEITSICDKLRAEFEQRGLARYIQSILTAHVVKTPPDVESALKVLHTLRESEPSTVEDAVKYIIFLVDSDQLFNTALGMYDFSLVLMIAQQSQKDPREYLPFLRELRSFEMFYQRFRINDYLGRRELALANLKLAGSPRFEEAKKYIEKHQLYSKSIELWKDEVAEYAIILVLYGEWLMERREFSKAGQAFSLAKDSKRAMFAYEKARMWKELFSLALDTGVGGQDLIDMGHRVAESLVSHSRYSEAARVYLDYSQDVPSAVSALTRGNDLSEAFRVISINKAQHLAEEIISPEALDLCTQLREDVQEMAEQLTRQGQRLVELKEKKALDPDSYYGREEPNLHNVDALTDASGISQFTKYTKALTSTTTKRSQKSSKKAARKAGRKGTANEEEYILASLVKLNQRLEHIEKEASQLIPNMTKISDEHRTLGRKLREDITRFEEQLSTIIEREWPSDLEGMGTVESASTTIPAFKPPKPATPKELWKTILTEV